The following coding sequences lie in one Pyrenophora tritici-repentis strain M4 chromosome Unknown M4_contig_00029, whole genome shotgun sequence genomic window:
- a CDS encoding ProP, Permease major facilitator superfamily: MNGTGNYLASDMNPSKSLYNGRPTVPISHFKRVLYQAIIDDTITNAEYDGNGTLEDPYVITWLPNDPFDPMNISNGIKWWITAIVAMMTLAVSFASSAYSGGIGEIRKEFDVSQIVATLGIALFVLGFAIGPLVWAPMSEIYGRRYITVSSGLLLAVFSAASAASQNVTTLVVTRFLAGALGSSPLTNGGGVLADIFPSSQRGLATTLFATAPFLGPTIGPIVGGFVGQAAGWRWIEGMIAVFTGVIAILYALVVPETYSPVLLAKRAAKLSEVTSKTFKSKIELERGKKTASEAFVTALVRPWILLFCEPIVFLLAAYTAIIYGALYMFFPAFPIVYQVGRGWSSGMGGLAFIGVAAGMSCAIVYLFWENKRYARNTANSPTGHLDPEARLPPALLGSIIIPVGLYWFAWTNGSNVHWIVSIIGSAPFGFGMVLVFISCVNYLVDSYVIYAASVMAASSVVRSLFGVAFPLFTPYMYRHLGIHWASSIPAFLTLTCVPFPFLFYKFGAKIRMRCKYSREAATVLNKMRN; encoded by the exons ATGAACGGCACGGGCAACTACTTGGCCAGTGACATGAATCCAAGCAAATCTTTGTACAATGGCAGGCCCACGGTTCCGATATCCCATTTCAAACGTGTTCTCTATCAAGCAATAATTGACGACACAATTACCAACGCTGAATACGACGGGAATGGCACTTTGGAAGACCCTTACGTCATAACATGGCTGCCAAATGACCCTTTCGATCCCATGAATATCTCAAACGGTATCAAGTGGTGGATAACCGCCATTGTAGCAATGATGACTCTTGCTGTGTCATTTGCATCGTCAGCATATTCCGGCGGCATCGGTGAAATACGGAAAGAATTTGATGTCAGCCAGATTGTTGCCACTTTGGGAATTGCATTGTTCGTTTTGGGTTTTGCTATTGGGCCCCTGGTGTGGGCACCTATGAGTG AGATTTACGGACGCCGGTACATCACTGTTAGTTCTGGTTTGCTTCTTGCTGTATTCAGTGCAGCTTCAGCAGCTTCTCAGAACGTGACTACTTTAGTTGTAACAAGATTCCTTGCTGGTGCTCTAGGCTCATCACCACTGACTAATGGTGGCGGTGTCCTTGCGGATATATTTCCGTCTTCCCAACGCGGACTGGCAACCACTTTGTTTGCGACAGCCCCGTTCCTTGGCCCAACAATTGGCCCTATTG TGGGCGGATTTGTTGGCCAAGCAGCCGGCTGGCGTTGGATAGAAGGCATGATCGCTGTCTTCACAGGAGTGATAGCGATCCTATATGCCTTAGTTGTGCCCGAAACGTATTCACCTGTGCTCTTAGCCAAACGAGCCGCGAAACTTTCTGAAGTTACCTCGAAAACTTTTAAAAGTAAGATCGAGCTTGAGAGAGGCAAGAAAACGGCATCCGAAGCATTTGTCACAGCGTTGGTCAGGCCTTGGATATTGTTGTTTTGTGAACCAATCGTCTTCCTGTTGGCTGCATACACAGCAATAATATATGGAGCCCTCTACATGTTCTTTCCAGCTTTCCCTATTGTTTACCAGGTCGGTCGGGGTTGGTCTTCAGGTATGGGAGGTCTCGCATTCATCGGAGTTGCAGCAGGCATGTCCTGTGCAATCGTCTATCTGTTTTGGGAAAACAAACGCTATGCTCGTAACACAGCAAATTCACCAACCGGACATCTTGATCCAGAAGCAAGGTTACCACCCGCGCTCCTTGGGAGTATCATCATACCTGTCGGGCTCTATTGGTTTGCCTGGACCAATGGATCAAACGTACACTGGATTGTCAGCATCATTGGCAGCGCCCCGTTTGGCTTCGGCATGGTATTGGTCTTCATATCGTGCGTCAATTATCTCGTCGACTCGTACGTTATATATGCAGCATCAGTAATGGCTGCCAGCTCGGTCGTTCGCTCACTCTTTGGCGTGGCATTCCCGTTATTCACGCCTTACATGTACCGACATCTGGGTATACATTGGGCCTCATCTATCCCAGCGTTTCTAACTCTTACATGCGTGCCTTTCCCATTCTTATTTTACAAGTTTGGAGCAAAGATCAGGATGCGTTGCAAATATTCTCGTGAAGCTGCCACGGTGCTGAACAAAATGCGCAACTGA
- a CDS encoding Dimer-Tnp-hAT multi-domain protein, which translates to MPSIPAKRKPEAAEEADTPFKRAQRTRKPTLKALLGDGSQPTQPIELPESTPDPPTEPPTQVIEPPTRAIEPPCKPVQQPEERPRRASPLPILAASQASRLTDEPAWESQLMFDKPEDSIVQPLAFSSAATEASVEEDSAVSVDFRDFEGVDWSRLKGFVAPLSTPRGKASWIFQHGWRVWKEGTHHPDELYFVCKYCHIHKLPNGVHRVTKSTTAANGHLQLDKPGHRLSKDGPILSKPLRKHGQQSLRQAALSGVKFSLEAYKTIGNFDVQEFRQAAALWLVDNNRPLREFETPAFRKMIRLANPEAEAALWRSHNSVSAFVMRLYSWLRPQVVRALAEAESKVHISFDGWTTKGGKRGFFSVVAHYANSKGAIVDLPSRCRSCINRSKLGYFVLDNAYNNDTAVNKLASMYHFSASDRRLRCACHILNLVGQTIMFGRDADAYNNALENTKMEDFYMKEWRKEGPLGVYLDIINYINTPKQWSIFEDCQREAVNSMPTGASGGTREPIKPCVTRWNSYYDCFKRGVQLQQAINAYATYHIRETEQADEQAAIRGNKLPDVPRWMRSDGLTAADWAVITEYMAILQPLKFATDRLQGRGKCGRFGALYEVIPVFESVITELDARLRPYESVNHEPSEAPEDHIPINLRAARRKASNYFTKILQSPIYYAATALHPRYKTYSKRFWRDKPTQLSTAHAKFLRVWAAYKPAAAATTPTPAPKPTMSSFDDAIDAILDEDGEHTLEVEDEYDSWLKEPMWTSDQHKEGPTAVQYWLSLKPKYPHLSRLAIDVLTIPASSSDCERVFAGTGDIIEPQRRKIGAQLLAALVCLQRWTRAGFTTPSTTTAAKHTDEELTEEFAIGTWEEPPAELS; encoded by the exons atgccctctataccagcaaaacgcaagcccgaggctgccgaagaagctgatactcccttcaagcgagcacaacgtacgcgcaaacctacgctcaaagcgctgttgggtgacggcagccagccaacccagccgatagagctgccagaaagtacgccggatccgcctacagagccgcctacacaagttatcgagccgcccacacgggctattgaaccgccatgtaagcctgtacaacaacccgaggagcgccctcggcgggcatcaccactgcctattttggctgcctcacaagcctctcggctcactgatgagccagcctgggagtcgcagttaatgtttgataagccagaggactctattgtacagcctttagctttctctagcgctgccactgaggcttcggtggaggaggatagcgctgtgagcgtcgattttcgcgactttgagggcgtcgattggtcgcgattaaaggggtttgtcgcgccgctgagcactccacgaggcaaggcaagctggatttttcaacacggctggcgtgtctggaaggagggtactcaccacccagatgagttgtactttgtgtgcaagtactgtcatattcataagctacctaatggtgtacaccgagtaacgaagtcaaccactgccgccaacgggcacctccagcttgataaacctggtcatcggctcagcaaagatggtccaatcctaagcaaacctctccgcaaacatggacaacaatcacttcgtcaggcagctctaagcggtgtcaaatttagtctagaggcgtacaagactataggaaacttcgacgtacaagaatttcggcaggcagctgcgctctggctggtcgacaacaacagaccactccgcgagtttgagacgccggcttttcgcaagatgatcaggcttgctaatcctgaggcagaggcggcgttatggaggtctcataacagcgtgtcagcgttcgtgatgaggttgtacagttggctacggcctcaggtggtgcgcgcgttggctgaagccgagagcaaggtacatataagcttcgatgggtggacgacaaaaggcggcaaacgtggcttcttttctgtagttgctcactacgccaacagtaagggcgcgatagttgacctaccatcgcgctgccgcagctg cattaatcgcagcaaactcggctactttgtgctcgataacgcttacaataacgacaccgctgttaacaaactcgcctcgatgtaccacttttctgcctccgatcgccgcctccgctgcgcttgccacatacttaaccttgttggccaaacgattatgttcgggagggatgctgacgcgtataacaacgccctggagaacacaaagatggaggatttttacatgaaggagtggcggaaagaaggaccgcttggcgtgtatcttgatattatcaactacatcaacacgccgaagcagtggagtatttttgaagattgccaacgcgaggcagttaacagcatgcccacaggcgccagcggcggcactcgcgagccaattaagccgtgtgttacacgttggaacagctattacgactgctttaagcgcggagttcagctccaacaagctatcaacgcatacgccacgtaccacattcgcgagactgaacaggctgacgaacaggcagctattagaggaaacaagctgcctgatgtgccgcggtggatgaggtcagacggccttacggcggctgactgggcggtgattactgagtacatggcgatactgcagccgctcaagtttgctacagatcgcctccaaggccgcggcaagtgtggccgttttggcgcactctacgaggtcatcccagtatttgagagtgtgataactgagctggatgcacgccttcggccatacgaatcggtcaaccacgagccatctgaggcgcccgaagatcacatcccgatcaacctgcgagccgcgaggcgaaaagcgagcaattactttactaagatcctccaaagtcccatttactacgcagctacggcactacatccacgatataaaacatactctaagcgcttctggcgcgacaaacctacacaattgagcaccgcgcacgcgaagtttctgcgggtttgggctgcctacaagcctgccgctgctgccacaacaccaacccctgcgccaaaacctaccatgagcagctttgacgacgctatcgacgctatactagatgaggacggcgagcatacattggaggtggaggatgagtacgatagctggttaaaagagcctatgtggacgtctgatcaacacaaggagggtccaacagctgtacagtactggttatcgttgaagccgaagtatccacatctttcacgattggcgatcgacgtgttgactatacccgcctccagctctgattgtgagcgcgtttttgcgggaactggcgatataattgagccacaaaggcggaaaattggcgcgcagttactggctgctttggtgtgcttgcaacggtggactcgtgcaggttttacaacaccaagcacgacaacagcagcaaagcatactgatgaggagctcacggaagagtttgcgataggaacgtgggaagagccgcctgcagaattgtcatag